Proteins from a single region of Flavobacterium sp. K5-23:
- a CDS encoding GAF domain-containing hybrid sensor histidine kinase/response regulator: MNTYYQKIIEQSLDFVSNKGKEEHKTVFLNSLTEYLGDLFNVDYVLIDKYSILTPNFAETIAIYNKGTFLPNMTYELKFTPCENVIGSKLCTYEKNIQHLFPQDDLLKQMNVDSYIGIPLWSSNGDPIGLIAIMDSKPILDKKIIELALQIVAIKTAHELENLLFENLLISKNNELSKINNEFILKNNELTIAKEKAEESDRLKSAFLANMSHEIRTPMNGILGFSNLLKEPGLTGEEQQEYIKIIEISGERMLNTINDIIDISKIEAKQMLVSIQEVDITKQINDLHHFFKLRCLEKALLLEVDNFITSEPIIIKTDNTKLNSIFTNLINNAIKFTDKGKISVGCIKKEKYLEFHVKDSGIGIPANRQRAVFNRFEQADIEDKRALQGSGLGLAITKAYVEMLGGNIWLESETDKGSIFYFTLPYDTDSKEIENVKIEDSIVSVEDPIRKLNILIAEDDEPSKMLLNITVKPISKNIVFSKTGSETIAVCQNNQDIDLVLMDIQMPETNGLEATRQIRKFNKKVIIIAQAAYASAEDENKALQAGCNAYVSKPINQEKLMAMINTFF; the protein is encoded by the coding sequence ATGAATACTTATTATCAGAAAATTATAGAACAATCACTCGATTTTGTTTCCAATAAAGGGAAGGAAGAACATAAGACTGTTTTTCTTAATTCATTAACAGAATACTTAGGTGATTTATTTAATGTTGATTATGTTCTAATTGATAAATATTCAATTTTAACCCCAAATTTTGCTGAAACTATTGCAATTTATAATAAAGGTACATTTCTTCCAAATATGACCTATGAACTAAAATTCACCCCATGTGAAAATGTAATAGGAAGTAAATTATGTACTTATGAGAAAAACATTCAACATTTATTTCCTCAAGATGATTTATTAAAACAAATGAATGTGGATAGTTATATTGGAATTCCATTATGGAGTTCTAATGGAGATCCAATAGGCCTAATTGCAATAATGGATAGCAAGCCTATACTTGATAAAAAAATAATTGAATTAGCGCTTCAAATTGTAGCAATTAAAACGGCCCATGAACTAGAAAATCTTTTATTCGAAAATCTTTTAATTTCAAAAAATAATGAACTTTCTAAAATTAACAACGAATTCATTTTAAAAAATAACGAATTAACCATAGCCAAAGAAAAAGCAGAGGAAAGTGATCGATTAAAATCAGCATTCCTTGCTAATATGAGCCACGAGATTCGAACACCCATGAATGGAATTCTTGGTTTTTCAAATTTATTGAAGGAACCAGGACTTACAGGAGAAGAACAACAGGAATACATTAAAATTATTGAAATAAGTGGAGAGCGGATGCTCAATACTATTAATGATATTATCGATATTTCAAAAATAGAGGCCAAACAAATGCTTGTTTCAATTCAGGAGGTTGATATTACAAAACAAATAAATGATTTACACCATTTTTTCAAACTCCGATGTCTGGAAAAAGCGCTGCTATTAGAAGTGGATAACTTCATCACTTCGGAGCCTATTATAATAAAAACCGACAACACTAAGTTGAATTCCATTTTTACAAATCTGATAAATAATGCTATAAAATTTACCGACAAAGGAAAAATCAGTGTGGGATGTATTAAAAAAGAAAAATATCTTGAATTCCATGTAAAGGACTCCGGGATTGGTATACCAGCCAACAGACAGCGTGCCGTTTTCAATCGCTTTGAACAGGCCGATATAGAAGATAAAAGGGCATTACAGGGTTCGGGACTTGGACTTGCCATTACAAAGGCTTATGTTGAAATGCTTGGAGGAAATATTTGGTTGGAAAGCGAAACCGATAAAGGATCTATATTTTATTTTACACTTCCATATGACACCGATTCCAAAGAAATAGAAAATGTGAAAATTGAGGATTCAATTGTTAGTGTAGAAGATCCTATTCGGAAACTAAATATTTTAATTGCAGAAGATGACGAACCATCGAAAATGTTGCTAAATATTACTGTTAAACCAATATCCAAAAATATTGTTTTTTCTAAAACGGGTTCAGAAACCATAGCAGTTTGTCAAAACAATCAGGATATTGATTTGGTTTTAATGGATATACAAATGCCCGAAACAAATGGTTTAGAAGCGACACGTCAAATTCGAAAATTTAATAAAAAAGTTATCATTATAGCTCAGGCTGCATACGCATCGGCTGAAGATGAGAATAAGGCTTTACAGGCTGGATGTAACGCATATGTCTCCAAACCAATTAATCAAGAAAAATTAATGGCCATGATAAACACCTTTTTTTAA
- a CDS encoding PLP-dependent transferase yields the protein MEDNKMINYIKKVLENMPAGWLNITTHRLDIYDEKLAKTQFLEQFETLYNNNNYQSSVLSELPTAYDYIRLGHPLSCVLEWVIAKFNHIKPENVISFSSKTIPVLAILRKNLLDNKNTQILYTGELPEFFDADVLRNIYGYKFDLKQVEKASAIPVFNGSTIFISQQDEISTSDLNLPIAIGIDFFINLHSPLGSVLLVNGEQNESYISEIQHVRRRETIAMTPANCLTALHSLIEKSSFETKKSNIEKDKALVLESIATITGSNTKALVASSGLSIQYAILMGLIHDAQEMHKGKAIKIIVPPNCYGGTNDQARRVAACIDNVEVLDLAVDGGNDMVQSIDYVLNKMAQEDAIPYIIAEIPTNPRVEVPELIELKAVLSKVRKTATGEIAIDPVFILDQTFCPNVHFLGEGEILSTVRTISFASGSKFPSGGQCTAGYCVGNTKTEALMEKIEKHLILCDNEATALQYEILAKQMPSMNQRIEDAYKNTREFVNFIQEVLPAAKINFVSEELAKQGFTPSVFSLDLPTKGNTAEEKEEYKRELNLKLINLMITEIPNESKYCVSYGQLKGCYWTIPATSTQGTTKEGDKDYIARVALSPNMDLELHKKVFLKFVENI from the coding sequence ATGGAAGACAATAAAATGATTAATTATATTAAAAAAGTATTAGAAAATATGCCAGCGGGCTGGTTGAATATAACAACCCATCGACTAGATATTTATGATGAAAAATTGGCTAAAACTCAATTTTTGGAACAGTTTGAAACCTTATATAACAACAATAATTATCAATCATCAGTACTAAGTGAATTGCCCACTGCATATGACTATATCCGTTTAGGCCATCCATTATCGTGTGTTCTAGAATGGGTTATTGCTAAATTTAATCATATAAAACCAGAAAATGTAATTAGTTTTTCTTCGAAGACGATTCCTGTTTTGGCAATTTTAAGAAAAAATTTATTAGATAATAAAAACACCCAAATCCTTTATACAGGAGAGTTACCTGAGTTTTTTGATGCTGATGTATTAAGGAATATTTACGGTTATAAATTTGATTTAAAACAAGTTGAGAAAGCGTCAGCCATTCCAGTATTTAACGGCAGTACCATTTTCATTTCACAACAGGATGAAATTAGCACTAGCGATCTCAACCTCCCGATAGCTATCGGGATTGACTTTTTCATCAACCTTCATTCTCCACTTGGAAGTGTTTTATTAGTGAATGGCGAACAAAACGAAAGTTATATTTCAGAAATTCAGCACGTACGAAGAAGAGAAACAATTGCAATGACACCAGCTAATTGTCTAACTGCATTGCATTCTCTAATAGAAAAATCCTCTTTTGAAACTAAAAAAAGCAATATCGAGAAAGACAAAGCACTTGTCTTAGAATCTATTGCAACTATTACCGGATCAAACACAAAGGCACTAGTTGCTTCAAGTGGATTATCGATTCAATATGCGATTTTAATGGGGCTGATTCACGATGCTCAAGAAATGCACAAAGGAAAGGCTATAAAAATCATTGTTCCCCCTAATTGTTATGGTGGTACCAATGACCAAGCAAGACGAGTTGCTGCTTGTATTGATAATGTTGAAGTATTAGATTTAGCAGTTGACGGCGGTAATGATATGGTTCAAAGTATTGATTACGTTTTAAATAAAATGGCGCAAGAAGACGCTATCCCTTATATAATCGCTGAAATTCCAACAAATCCTAGAGTTGAAGTACCTGAACTTATAGAATTAAAAGCTGTTTTAAGTAAAGTGCGTAAAACTGCAACTGGTGAAATAGCAATAGATCCCGTTTTTATATTAGATCAAACATTTTGTCCTAATGTTCACTTTTTAGGTGAAGGCGAAATACTCTCAACCGTTAGGACGATTTCATTTGCTAGTGGATCAAAATTTCCAAGTGGCGGGCAATGTACTGCTGGCTACTGCGTAGGAAATACGAAAACGGAAGCTTTGATGGAAAAAATTGAAAAGCATCTCATCCTTTGCGACAATGAGGCTACAGCTCTTCAATATGAAATATTAGCCAAACAAATGCCTTCAATGAATCAAAGAATTGAGGATGCTTATAAGAACACACGTGAATTTGTAAACTTTATTCAAGAGGTTTTGCCAGCCGCTAAAATCAATTTTGTTTCTGAAGAACTAGCAAAACAAGGGTTTACTCCCTCTGTGTTTTCACTGGATCTTCCCACTAAAGGGAATACTGCTGAAGAAAAAGAAGAATATAAAAGGGAGTTAAACCTTAAATTAATCAACTTAATGATTACTGAAATCCCTAATGAAAGTAAGTATTGCGTGAGTTATGGCCAGTTAAAAGGATGTTATTGGACGATACCCGCAACCTCTACTCAAGGAACGACTAAAGAAGGTGATAAAGATTATATTGCCCGTGTAGCTCTTTCTCCAAATATGGATCTTGAACTTCATAAAAAAGTCTTTTTAAAATTTGTTGAAAATATTTAG
- a CDS encoding class I SAM-dependent methyltransferase, translating into MNIEKAYNIWADQYDTNLNKTRDLDTKSTIETLSKFDFSKVIELGCGTGKNTSYLLKKADKIIGMDFSQEMLNKAKEKIQDERAEFLKADLTAEWHIENDFADLITCSLVLEHIKDLDFVFNQANKKLKNGGIFFISELHPFKQYSGSKAKFETENGTQELETYAHHISEYLNVATENGFELVELKEWFDEENKIGIPRLIGIVLRKKYDGQHSV; encoded by the coding sequence ATGAACATTGAAAAAGCATATAACATTTGGGCTGACCAATATGACACTAACTTGAATAAAACGAGAGATTTAGACACGAAATCTACAATCGAAACGCTGAGTAAATTTGACTTTTCAAAAGTTATAGAATTAGGTTGCGGAACAGGAAAAAACACAAGTTACCTATTAAAAAAAGCGGATAAGATTATCGGAATGGACTTTTCGCAAGAAATGCTGAATAAAGCCAAAGAGAAAATTCAAGACGAAAGAGCGGAATTTCTAAAAGCAGATTTAACAGCAGAATGGCATATTGAAAATGATTTTGCTGATTTAATAACCTGTAGTTTAGTTCTTGAACATATCAAAGATTTAGATTTTGTTTTTAACCAAGCAAATAAGAAATTAAAAAATGGTGGGATTTTCTTTATCAGCGAACTTCATCCATTCAAACAATACTCCGGAAGTAAAGCCAAATTTGAAACCGAAAACGGAACACAGGAACTAGAAACTTATGCTCATCACATTTCGGAATATTTGAACGTTGCGACCGAAAACGGATTTGAATTGGTGGAATTAAAAGAATGGTTTGACGAAGAAAATAAAATTGGAATTCCACGACTAATTGGAATAGTATTGCGAAAAAAGTACGATGGGCAACACAGTGTATAA
- a CDS encoding ASCH domain-containing protein, which yields MNSILTKIILLPFLFLLINCKSENTENHMKDVEENKKSVKILWKNYIAENPENKSLKTPISFYFCDNEFDANECADLVVKGIKRATATSLWWYEKNNESLPKVGDQYIITDWSGNAKAVIKTTKVDQVPYNKITSDFAEIEGEGDKTLGYWKKVHKDYYTREMKPFNEEFDENMIIVCEQFKSSTCSKKH from the coding sequence ATGAATAGTATTTTAACCAAGATAATTCTTCTACCATTTTTGTTTTTATTAATTAACTGCAAATCTGAAAACACTGAAAATCATATGAAAGATGTCGAAGAAAACAAAAAATCTGTTAAAATTCTATGGAAAAATTATATCGCTGAAAACCCTGAAAATAAAAGTCTAAAAACACCTATTTCCTTCTACTTTTGTGATAATGAATTTGATGCCAATGAATGTGCTGATTTAGTTGTAAAAGGAATAAAAAGAGCAACAGCAACTTCATTATGGTGGTATGAAAAAAATAATGAGTCACTTCCGAAAGTTGGAGACCAATATATTATAACAGATTGGAGCGGAAATGCTAAAGCAGTAATTAAAACAACTAAAGTAGACCAAGTTCCTTACAACAAAATTACATCTGATTTTGCTGAAATTGAAGGAGAAGGTGATAAAACGTTAGGGTATTGGAAAAAGGTTCATAAAGATTATTATACAAGAGAAATGAAACCTTTTAATGAGGAATTTGACGAAAATATGATAATTGTGTGCGAACAATTTAAGTCATCTACCTGTAGTAAAAAGCATTAA
- a CDS encoding type II toxin-antitoxin system RelE/ParE family toxin: MSEYIISEKALEDINNIWIYTAENWSVEQANRYYNLIIDEIEYIVDNFEMGRDFGKIKKSYKYSKVKSHLIFFRKDKTNVIEVVRVLCERMDIENRLAE, translated from the coding sequence ATGTCAGAGTATATAATTAGTGAAAAGGCATTAGAAGACATTAATAACATTTGGATTTATACAGCAGAAAATTGGTCAGTTGAACAAGCAAATAGATATTATAACTTAATTATTGATGAAATTGAATATATTGTAGATAATTTTGAAATGGGGCGTGACTTTGGAAAAATTAAAAAATCATATAAATATTCAAAAGTAAAATCACATTTAATTTTCTTTAGAAAAGACAAAACTAATGTAATTGAAGTCGTAAGAGTTTTATGCGAAAGAATGGATATTGAAAACCGATTAGCGGAATAA
- a CDS encoding type II toxin-antitoxin system ParD family antitoxin — protein MARNTSILLGDHFENFIKEQISTGKYSSVSEVVRTALRIFEQEETKTKSLINELKIGEKSSKIRNFDRNKNLEMLKANFQK, from the coding sequence ATGGCACGAAATACATCAATACTATTAGGAGACCATTTTGAAAATTTCATTAAGGAACAAATTTCAACAGGAAAATATAGTTCAGTTAGCGAAGTTGTTAGAACTGCTTTAAGAATTTTCGAGCAAGAAGAAACTAAAACAAAATCTTTAATCAATGAACTAAAAATCGGTGAAAAGAGTAGCAAAATCAGAAATTTTGACCGCAATAAAAATCTTGAAATGCTAAAAGCTAATTTTCAAAAATAA
- the ltrA gene encoding group II intron reverse transcriptase/maturase: MIAQVTHPYNLQKALRQVVVNKGSAGVDGLKTTQLTDYFREHKSALLEDIKNDRYLPQPILGVEIPKGGGKFRLLGIPTVVDRLLQQAVSQAMMPRFEKDFSVNSFGFRPNKNARQAVGKALGNIHEGYNYIVDIDLKTFFDEVDHCLLLNLIYQKVKCPTTLRLIRKWLRVPILIKGKLVKRRKGVPQGSPISPLLSNILLHELDKELTRKGVKFVRYADDFSIYTKSKTQAKTVGNAIFLFLRDKLKLTINQEKSGIRKPIQFTILGFSFASTYQKGVKGRYQLTVGKKAWAKLKQSLKEATRKTAPRSFEERIRKINEIQRGWLNYFRGTSIQGKLRDIDGWLRNRLRYCIWTDWKKPERKRKNLMRLGVDKDHAYAWSRTRKGGWRIAQSPILTSTITLLRLKKKGYRSMLETHIELNPSLCEPPYT; this comes from the coding sequence ATGATTGCACAAGTAACACATCCTTACAATCTCCAAAAGGCGCTACGTCAAGTAGTAGTCAACAAAGGTAGTGCTGGCGTTGATGGTTTAAAAACCACTCAGCTGACGGATTATTTCCGTGAACATAAATCTGCATTACTGGAAGATATTAAGAATGACCGTTATCTACCGCAACCCATTCTTGGGGTGGAGATTCCCAAAGGAGGCGGAAAGTTCCGACTCTTGGGAATCCCAACAGTAGTCGACAGACTACTTCAACAAGCCGTATCGCAAGCGATGATGCCAAGATTCGAAAAGGATTTTAGTGTGAATAGTTTCGGATTTCGACCCAATAAAAATGCCCGCCAAGCGGTAGGCAAAGCCTTGGGAAACATTCACGAAGGCTACAATTATATTGTAGATATTGACCTAAAGACCTTCTTTGACGAAGTCGATCATTGCTTGTTGCTGAACCTAATTTACCAAAAGGTAAAATGCCCAACGACTTTACGGTTAATCCGCAAATGGTTGCGAGTGCCTATACTCATCAAAGGAAAACTGGTCAAACGTAGAAAGGGCGTTCCGCAAGGAAGTCCGATTAGTCCGCTTTTGTCAAATATCCTACTCCACGAATTGGACAAGGAATTGACAAGAAAAGGAGTGAAGTTTGTTCGTTATGCCGATGATTTTAGCATTTACACCAAATCGAAAACCCAAGCCAAAACGGTTGGTAATGCTATCTTTCTGTTTTTGAGAGACAAGCTAAAACTGACTATTAATCAAGAAAAGAGTGGGATTAGAAAACCAATTCAGTTCACGATATTGGGATTTTCTTTTGCATCGACTTATCAAAAAGGCGTAAAAGGCAGGTATCAGTTAACGGTAGGAAAGAAAGCTTGGGCAAAACTCAAGCAAAGTTTAAAGGAAGCGACCCGCAAAACCGCACCTAGAAGTTTCGAGGAACGAATCCGAAAAATCAATGAAATCCAACGAGGATGGTTAAACTATTTTCGGGGAACGAGTATTCAAGGAAAGCTACGAGATATTGATGGTTGGTTGCGCAATCGTCTGCGCTATTGCATTTGGACGGACTGGAAGAAACCCGAACGCAAAAGGAAAAACCTGATGCGACTAGGAGTTGATAAAGACCACGCCTATGCTTGGAGCAGGACAAGAAAAGGAGGCTGGCGTATTGCTCAAAGTCCGATTCTAACTTCTACAATTACCCTACTACGGCTTAAGAAGAAAGGTTATCGGTCTATGTTGGAAACACACATTGAACTCAACCCATCACTTTGCGAACCGCCGTATACGTGA
- a CDS encoding DUF2255 family protein: MKDSEVIEYIKTHNLIGLKAGEFRITFLEIWMVVVNDRIFARSWGFAEKSWYNTFLSDSNGQIKCGETVFNIEAIIPDDLIEISEQINNAYLEKYDSGSNSQYAQGIIKQKHIEKTMEFIITE; the protein is encoded by the coding sequence ATGAAAGATTCAGAAGTAATAGAATATATTAAAACACATAACTTAATCGGGCTAAAAGCAGGTGAATTTCGAATAACATTTTTGGAAATTTGGATGGTAGTAGTTAATGACCGAATCTTTGCTCGTTCTTGGGGTTTTGCAGAAAAAAGTTGGTATAATACTTTTTTATCTGATAGCAATGGACAAATAAAATGTGGAGAAACTGTTTTTAATATAGAAGCCATAATACCTGATGATTTAATTGAAATTTCTGAACAAATCAATAATGCATATTTAGAGAAATATGACAGTGGAAGTAATTCTCAATATGCTCAAGGAATAATCAAACAAAAGCATATTGAAAAAACAATGGAATTTATTATTACTGAATAA
- the lpdA gene encoding dihydrolipoyl dehydrogenase: MKYDIIVLGSGPGGYVTAIRASQLGFKVAVIEKENLGGVCLNWGCIPTKALLKSAQVFDYLKHASDYGLTVSSFDKDFPAVVQRSRTVASDMSKGVQFLMKKNKIDVINGFGKLKPGKKVDVTDADNKVTEYSADHIIVATGARSRELPNLPQDGVKVIGYRQAMTMTTQPKSMIIVGSGAIGVEFAHFYNSMGTDVTIVEFMPNVVPVEDEDISKQFERSLKKAGIKIMTNSSVETIDTKGAGVKAFVKTAKGEVVLEADILLSAVGIKTNIENIGLEEVGIATDRDKILVDAYNQTNIPGYYAIGDVTPGQALAHVASAEGINCVEKIAGMHVDPIDYGNVPGCTYATPEIASVGLTEKQAKEKGYELKIGKFPFSASGKAKASGTPDGFVKVIFDAKYGEWLGCHMIGAGVTDMIAEAVVARKLETTGHEILKSIHPHPTMSEAVMEAVADAYGEVIHL, encoded by the coding sequence ATGAAATACGATATCATTGTTTTAGGAAGTGGACCAGGCGGATATGTAACTGCCATTAGAGCATCACAATTAGGCTTTAAAGTAGCCGTAATTGAAAAAGAAAACTTAGGTGGAGTTTGTTTGAACTGGGGATGTATCCCTACGAAAGCATTATTAAAATCAGCACAAGTTTTTGATTATCTAAAACACGCTTCCGATTATGGATTGACCGTATCATCATTCGACAAGGATTTCCCTGCAGTAGTTCAACGCAGTAGAACAGTTGCCAGTGATATGAGCAAAGGAGTTCAATTCTTGATGAAAAAAAATAAAATCGACGTTATCAATGGTTTTGGAAAACTAAAACCAGGTAAAAAAGTCGATGTTACTGACGCTGATAATAAAGTAACGGAATACAGTGCTGATCATATTATCGTGGCTACAGGAGCACGTTCACGTGAGTTGCCTAACTTGCCACAAGATGGTGTGAAAGTAATAGGATACCGTCAAGCGATGACAATGACAACACAACCAAAATCGATGATCATCGTAGGTTCTGGAGCTATTGGAGTTGAGTTTGCTCATTTCTATAACTCGATGGGAACTGATGTGACTATCGTAGAATTTATGCCAAATGTTGTCCCTGTAGAAGACGAAGACATCTCAAAACAATTTGAGCGTTCGTTGAAAAAAGCGGGAATTAAAATTATGACTAACTCTTCAGTAGAGACTATCGACACTAAAGGAGCTGGTGTAAAAGCATTTGTAAAAACGGCCAAAGGAGAAGTAGTTCTTGAGGCAGACATCTTACTATCGGCAGTGGGAATTAAAACCAACATTGAAAACATAGGTCTGGAAGAAGTGGGAATCGCTACTGACAGAGACAAAATATTAGTAGACGCTTACAACCAAACAAACATTCCGGGTTATTACGCCATAGGTGATGTGACTCCGGGACAAGCACTAGCTCACGTAGCTTCTGCCGAAGGAATCAACTGTGTGGAGAAAATTGCAGGAATGCACGTTGACCCTATCGATTATGGAAACGTACCGGGTTGTACTTATGCTACTCCTGAAATCGCTTCAGTAGGATTGACTGAGAAACAAGCCAAAGAAAAAGGATACGAATTAAAAATTGGTAAATTCCCATTCTCAGCTTCTGGAAAAGCGAAAGCTTCAGGAACACCTGATGGATTTGTAAAAGTAATTTTTGACGCTAAGTATGGCGAATGGTTAGGCTGTCATATGATAGGTGCCGGAGTAACGGATATGATTGCTGAGGCAGTTGTGGCGCGTAAACTGGAAACTACAGGACACGAAATCCTAAAATCCATTCACCCGCACCCTACAATGAGTGAGGCGGTTATGGAAGCCGTGGCTGATGCTTACGGAGAAGTAATTCACTTGTAA
- a CDS encoding ABC transporter ATP-binding protein: MKAKAFDTRLFKRILHYTKPYQLRFNGVVLFAISLSVFAALRPYLLKQTVDGYIQTRDANGLLYYISLMGIVLLMEVISQFYFAYWANWLGQDIVKDIRIKLFKHILSFRMKYFDHVPVGQLVTRSVSDIESIARIFSQGIFMIISDLLKMVVVLLFMFYMNWTLTWIVIVAMPILVFITRIFQRKMQVAFEEVRNQISNMNSMVQERVTGMKIVQLFNREDTEYEKFKEINDKHKKAWIKTILYNSIFFPIADIISSLTLGFIVLYGGMKILNGDTFTTFGDLFSYTMFIGMLFNPLRQIADKFNEMQQGMIAANRVFAIIDTQDQIQDTGKIDAPVFKGSIRFDKVRFSYIPEEEVIKGVDLEVKAGETVAIVGSTGAGKSTIINLLNRFYEINSGTIFIDNHNIEEYTLGSLRNQIAVVLQDVFLFADTIFNNITLNNPDISREQVLAAAKKIGVHDFIMSLPDNYDFDVKERGVMLSSGQRQLIAFLRAYVSNPSILILDEATSSIDSYSEELIQRATETITEGRTSIVIAHRLATIVNADKIVVMDQGLIVEQGTHQELINLEGGFYKNLYDSQFSVAN; encoded by the coding sequence ATGAAAGCAAAAGCATTCGACACCCGATTATTCAAGAGAATATTACATTACACTAAACCGTACCAGTTGCGTTTTAACGGTGTGGTTCTTTTTGCCATTTCCCTTTCTGTATTTGCGGCATTGCGCCCTTATTTACTGAAGCAAACCGTAGATGGTTATATTCAAACTCGAGATGCTAATGGGCTTTTGTACTACATCAGTTTAATGGGAATCGTATTGTTGATGGAGGTTATTTCGCAGTTTTACTTTGCCTATTGGGCTAACTGGCTGGGTCAGGATATTGTGAAAGATATTCGAATTAAATTATTCAAACATATATTGAGTTTCCGAATGAAATATTTCGACCACGTTCCTGTAGGTCAGCTGGTAACTCGTTCTGTGTCTGACATTGAGTCGATTGCCCGCATATTCAGTCAGGGGATTTTTATGATCATCAGTGACTTGTTGAAAATGGTTGTGGTGTTGCTTTTTATGTTCTATATGAACTGGACGCTTACCTGGATTGTGATTGTCGCTATGCCTATTCTAGTTTTTATTACTCGAATATTCCAACGCAAAATGCAAGTTGCTTTTGAAGAAGTGCGCAATCAAATATCTAATATGAACTCGATGGTTCAGGAACGAGTTACGGGTATGAAAATTGTTCAGCTTTTTAATCGCGAAGACACTGAATATGAAAAATTTAAAGAAATCAATGACAAGCATAAAAAGGCTTGGATAAAAACCATTTTATACAACTCGATTTTCTTTCCTATTGCTGATATTATTTCGTCTTTGACTTTAGGTTTCATCGTGCTTTATGGCGGAATGAAAATTTTGAACGGAGATACTTTTACCACTTTTGGGGATTTGTTCTCTTATACAATGTTCATAGGAATGTTATTCAACCCACTACGTCAAATTGCTGATAAATTCAACGAAATGCAACAGGGAATGATTGCTGCCAATCGTGTTTTTGCTATTATTGACACACAAGATCAAATTCAAGACACTGGAAAAATTGACGCTCCCGTTTTTAAAGGAAGCATCAGGTTTGATAAAGTTCGTTTTAGCTATATTCCTGAAGAGGAAGTTATAAAAGGAGTCGATCTAGAAGTGAAAGCGGGAGAAACCGTTGCTATTGTAGGTTCTACAGGAGCCGGAAAATCAACCATTATCAATTTATTGAACCGTTTTTATGAAATTAATAGCGGAACGATTTTTATAGACAACCATAATATTGAAGAGTACACATTGGGTTCTTTAAGAAACCAAATTGCGGTAGTACTTCAAGATGTATTTCTTTTTGCAGATACTATTTTCAATAACATCACCTTAAACAATCCTGATATTTCTCGCGAACAGGTTTTGGCTGCAGCCAAAAAAATAGGTGTACACGACTTCATTATGAGTTTGCCTGACAATTATGATTTTGACGTGAAAGAACGCGGAGTGATGCTGTCATCAGGACAACGCCAGCTGATTGCTTTCTTGAGAGCTTACGTCAGTAATCCAAGTATTTTAATTCTAGACGAGGCGACTTCGTCAATCGACAGCTATTCAGAAGAGTTGATACAACGCGCTACAGAAACCATCACTGAGGGAAGAACTTCAATTGTTATTGCCCACAGACTGGCAACGATTGTCAATGCTGATAAAATTGTGGTTATGGATCAGGGATTGATAGTAGAACAAGGAACACATCAAGAATTAATCAATCTTGAAGGAGGTTTTTACAAGAACTTGTATGACTCTCAGTTTTCGGTAGCGAATTAA